GGTTTTCCCATggataaagaaagaagtctATCAAAGTTATATGCTGACCAAAACAACCTTTTACAGAACTCATACGGGACTGCATTATCAATGGATATTGGTTGCCTTCTATGTAAGCCCATTTGCACAATTTTCCTTATGGCCATTCCAGAGAGGTCCCATGCTTTGATATTGAATGTCACATCATGAGTTCTTCCAACATAGAGAGCCATTAAGAGACATGCTTGAATCTGCTGAATAGGACGTAGTTTTGCACGAGAAAGATATGAGATACATTGAGAAAAGTAGACTGAAGGAGGAGGAAAGACTTTGATCTCCCGGAGTTCCTGGCATTTACATCCATTGGCTACAACTGCATAGTAGACAAATGATTCCCAGTCACTTCTATCGTATGGATCCTTTCCTAGGATAGACGTATCAAACTCATACCGATCTACAAAATAATATCGACTTCGggaaagtgaaaaatagcTTTCAATGAAACCTTTTTCTAGAATAACCAGATTTTCTGGCAATTTTTCAGGAATTTGTAGAAACGAGAAATCAACTTTCTTGTGGAATGTTTCATTCTCTAGCTGTTTCCCAAGAATCTTTTTCTTTAACGCTTTTACCATAGAGATAAAGGCACCTGGGCCGATGTATTCTACGGGATCTACCGGCTGTGTTATCAAACTTAGGAGTGCCGAATTCAATATCGTGGGGGCCTGACTATTGACCTGTTTCTCTAATTGGAGATATTTCTGCTCAGCGACCTCTAATTTGTGTACTGTCTGTTCAAGCTTGAGCTGGAGAGTCTCTATGTAACGCTCATACTccaacaacgacttctGGGAAACGGTGCCTTCATACACACATTCCTTATTAGCATTGGAACAGTTTCTACACACGGTATGACCGTCGCACTTTCTCTTTCGTACCTTACAACGGTTGCAAGCTATGAAAGTTCTTCTCCTTTTCAACACAGGATTGTCACGTTCACTGTAGGAAGTTGGATATTCCATCGTGGGCTTCGAtccagctccagaagaagagacGTTCAACGAAATGAGATTGCATGGTTCAAAGTTGTTTCACCAAAATACTGTACATTCAAAATACATGAATCACACAGGAATTGTTCTTATCAGTAATTCTCTGGatagacaagttgagaCGACCACGACGCATGCTAGAAGACACAAAGATGCACGTAATTACGACGGCTGATTTTAAAATATCAACgtattctcttttcaatcaAGAATATAGATAACACAAATAGTCAGAAGGAGGACAGCTACGATCCAGAATTAGAAGAGTGTGTTCTATTGTACTTCAAAGAGTTACTCAGCGGCTAATTACATAAAATATGTACTCGGAATAACAAATTGCAATTTCGAAAGTGACATTCCGTATTTCTAGGGTGCAGGTGCAGAAAATCTGGCGTCAAAAATAGTAAACCTTATCTAGCAACGGCTAAAGGGTAGTCTATATAGCCAACTGGACTCAAATGCTTGTAGAACGTTGCCCTGTCATACTTACTAAGAGATGCCAGGTATTGAAGACGGTGTACTAGATCAGGATTACTAATAAAGTAGCGACCAAAAGCTAATCCATCGATGCCTGTTTCCAGTAGGATTCCTGCGAAATTATTGCAGTTCCAACCCCCAGCCGAAAAAACGGGTGTTGTGGGCAAATGTTTCTTTAATGGTGGAATGCTACTTTTGAGAACCTCTTTGGACAACAGAACTTTCTTGATGTCATCTTTTTCTAGCCCTCCATTACTTTCAGAACGAGCCTCAATGATATGAACATATGCAAGCGATCTCTTTTCTAACTGTTCGCACAAATAGCCAAAGTGGAACAATGGATCACTGTCGTTGGCACCCTGGAAGTTGTCCCAAGGAGAAATACGAACACCTACTTTGGAACTCCCCAATTGAGAACAAATTGCATCTATAACTTGAAGTACAAACCTGCATCTGTTCTCGATTGTTCCGCCGTACATATCAGTTCTtgaattgatattgtccTCGAggaattgatcaagtaAATAACCATTGGCGCTATGGAGTTCAATGCCATCAAATCCGGCTTCCATGGCGTTGCTAGAAGCCTTGCAGAAATCTGATATCACATTCTTCATGTCGGCTTCCGTCATTTCGCGTGGCAATTCGAATTCCAAcccatcttcttcgtagTTGAGTGGAGCACCCAACTGCTTgattgcagaagaagaaattggctGTTGATTATCATTAAATTTAGATAATGCTGATCTTCCACAATGGTTCAACTGCACGAAGATATATCCACCCTTGTCGTGGACTGCATTAGTAACTTTCCGCCAGCTTTCGATTGACTCAGCAGTGTCAATTCTGGGACTGTCAGGATGTAAACCAGCTGTAGATGAGATGGTAGTGCCCTCAGTTATGAGTAAACCTCCTGGAGTGGCCCTTTGTGAATAATATGTTTCCATCAAGGAGCCTGGCAAATAATTTTCAGCGCGGTATCTAGTTAAGGGAGCCATTATCACACGATGAGCCAATTGGAGATCGCCTATCTTAAGAGGAGTAAAAAGTTTATCAGTTGACATGTCAGATATTTCAAATTATGGAAGTGGAAGATAACCGCAAACATCCAGTATGCTTTTCCTTGATACAAATCTATGGTTATATATACTTGACTTGGGGATATGCAGATGAATCGAGAGATATTTTTTAGGGCAACGAAAATATTCCTATTCCGATCTTATCTTGCAGATGCGGAGGGTTTCCGCAGGCGGAATCGTTCCGCCGTTTGAAACTAAGATCGGACGTTGAATTTATTCAAAGCCAAATTGTTTATCTATCTTCTAATACCAAAATGATAAAGAACAGAATTTACGATTGATTGCTATCCTGTGATGAGGGCTATGTTGTATATATAGGTTGCAATAGTTGGATACAAAACCAAATAGTTGCAAATTAATTCTTCACATATTCACCGCCGCCAACATAATCATAACCACAATGGACGCTTTAAAGAAACTAGACAAGTGGATAGCTGTCGAGGATACCTCCACAGAAAGAGGTGAAGACCAAATTAGAAGTAATGAGGATTTGGATCCTACTCCCTCTGACCGAAGAACCTGGAAAATGTACAACTACATTTTGATCTGGGCACAATCTGCATTCAACGTTAATGAATGGAATACTGGTGCTAGTTTGATGAAAGCTTCGGGTCTTCCATATGGTCAGACCATTGGAAGTGCCattttctccatttttGTTGCCGTTATCTTTACTATTGCCAATGCCAGAGCTGGCTCTACATATCACATTGGCTACCCTACCCTCGCTAGAGCAACATTCGGAGTTTATGGTGCTTACTTTTTCGTAGCTGCTAGAGGTTTTGTGGCCATTATTTGGTTCAGTGTTCAATCATACTATGGCTCCATGTGTTTGGATGTTGCTTTGAGATGTATGTTTGGACACAAATGgcttgatttgaaaaacCACTTGCCTGCTAGTGCTGATGTGCAATCCAGGATTTTacttgctttcttcttgttttggTTGATTCAATTCCCTTTGATGTTTGTACATCCAAGACAGATCAGACATTTTTTCACTGTAAAATCTTTTGTTTTGCCTTGTGCAACCATTGGTTTGCTAATATTCTGTGTCAAGAAGGGTCATGGTCCCGGTAATTACGACTTGGGCTTACCTATTAGCACTTCCTCTTCTGCTATTGGTTGGGGATGGATGTCCGTCATGAACTCTATTTTCGGTACAATTTCCCCCATGATAATCAACCAGCCTGATATTGCCAGATATGCAAAAAAACCAAGTGACACCATTTTGCCTCAAGCTATTGGATTTGTACTTGCTAAAATCATGATCATGGTTGTTGGCATGGTTGCTACAGCTTCTATCTACAGGTCTTATGGAGAGGTTTACTGGAACATGTGGGACTTGATGAACGCTATCCTTGATCATTCTTGGAACGCCGGGGCCAGAACAGGTGTCTTCTTTGTGGCAGTTTCTTTTGGAATTGGTACT
This Scheffersomyces stipitis CBS 6054 chromosome 3, complete sequence DNA region includes the following protein-coding sequences:
- the DAL4.1 gene encoding allantoin transport (go_component membrane~go_function nucleobase transporter activity~go_process nucleobase, nucleoside, nucleotide and nucleic acid transport) → MDALKKLDKWIAVEDTSTERGEDQIRSNEDLDPTPSDRRTWKMYNYILIWAQSAFNVNEWNTGASLMKASGLPYGQTIGSAIFSIFVAVIFTIANARAGSTYHIGYPTLARATFGVYGAYFFVAARGFVAIIWFSVQSYYGSMCLDVALRCMFGHKWLDLKNHLPASADVQSRILLAFFLFWLIQFPLMFVHPRQIRHFFTVKSFVLPCATIGLLIFCVKKGHGPGNYDLGLPISTSSSAIGWGWMSVMNSIFGTISPMIINQPDIARYAKKPSDTILPQAIGFVLAKIMIMVVGMVATASIYRSYGEVYWNMWDLMNAILDHSWNAGARTGVFFVAVSFGIGTAGTNIFGNSIPFACDITGLLPKYFTILRGQIVVAILAWAIVPWKFLTDAAKFLTFLGSYSIFVGPILGCMLADYYFVKRGNIHVPSLFTKKSSGVYHYVYGWNLWACFAWAGAASICIPGLYRAYYPESLSISATRMYQMGYILTTISSMVFYYCLSLIFKPQIYPEAHRDTPKTWEYMRTTDGFFEDDSPIGKVGYFGSVDVFTGEKVDTSEGSSVKTKSEKILETVSIV
- a CDS encoding predicted protein (go_component nucleus~go_function transcription factor activity; zinc ion binding; DNA binding~go_process regulation of transcription, DNA-dependent; transcription) — its product is MEYPTSYSERDNPVLKRRRTFIACNRCKVRKRKCDGHTVCRNCSNANKECVYEGTVSQKSLLEYERYIETLQLKLEQTVHKLEVAEQKYLQLEKQVNSQAPTILNSALLSLITQPVDPVEYIGPGAFISMVKALKKKILGKQLENETFHKKVDFSFLQIPEKLPENSVILEKGFIESYFSLSRSRYYFVDRYEFDTSILGKDPYDRSDWESFVYYAVVANGCKCQELREIKVFPPPSVYFSQCISYLSRAKLRPIQQIQACLLMALYVGRTHDVTFNIKAWDLSGMAIRKIVQMGLHRRQPISIDNAVPYEFCKRLFWSAYNFDRLLSLSMGKPFSIPDYAIDIPLPLSIEDSDPSTLHFKDNLCKLQKEQERNPDMKQPISLIGTLVETSKMRRIEGEIFNYFYSGRRDGAHSIIFEGLLNSLETWVSNLPPRAKVEEVLKGEECYEYFLLLYHRARLMLLLPKLTSDSFPGLPRNQALTECRLAAGGICRAYKVLFKGSILGFSSYALNTIFLAGVTLLYYLWNQGDSAMSNIQQDIRACSSLLLVFAERLPEAKSNSELFDNLADTVENGNNNGGSKSGNGASSIEQGYKSNTSNISQHSLDNTSLNFTFDDDFWDQIKEDMITQMTTHR
- the OPR1 gene encoding 12-oxophytodienoate reductase 1 (12-oxophytodienoate-10,11-reductase 1) (OPDA-reductase 1) (AtOPR1) (FS-AT-I) (OYE) (go_function oxidoreductase activity~go_process electron transport), which encodes MSTDKLFTPLKIGDLQLAHRVIMAPLTRYRAENYLPGSLMETYYSQRATPGGLLITEGTTISSTAGLHPDSPRIDTAESIESWRKVTNAVHDKGGYIFVQLNHCGRSALSKFNDNQQPISSSAIKQLDGLEFELPREMTEADMKNVISDFCKASSNAMEAGFDGIELHSANGYLLDQFLEDNINSRTDMYGGTIENRCRFVLQVIDAICSQLGSSKVGVRISPWDNFQGANDSDPLFHFGYLCEQLEKRSLAYVHIIEARSESNGGLEKDDIKKVSFIPPLKKHLPTTPVFSAGGWNCNNFAGILSETGIDGLAFGRYFISNPDLVHRLQYSASLSKYDRATFYKHLSPVGYIDYPLAVAR